In the genome of Haemophilus pittmaniae, one region contains:
- a CDS encoding transglutaminase-like domain-containing protein, whose protein sequence is MKKLLFTATLAATTVWTGAATAQTNPNSTVHQYEFTQTYHLNAPKGSEGQTNLWIPIPFSSDYQKLKSIEFSGDYQQAYLTNNNQYGAQTLFATWDKSASSRALSLKMVIETQDREPAVLGLLKDYQPPKEIHYPIDVEPFLKATKHIKTDGIVKQFADKIVGNETNPLKKAELIHQWIVNNMERDNSVLGCGDGDVEKILTTGVLKGKCTDINSVFVALARASGIPAREIFGIRLGAAEKMAKYSKSAFGGADEHGVANENGGQHCRAEFYLAGFGWVPVDSADVAKMRLTEKKSVEDKDTQAVAQYLFGNWEGNWVGFNYARDFNLYPQPELTPINNFGYPYAEVGGDPLNSFDAKSFSYDYVSKKLN, encoded by the coding sequence ATGAAAAAATTGCTTTTCACGGCAACCCTTGCCGCGACCACCGTTTGGACCGGCGCTGCAACTGCTCAAACCAATCCGAACAGCACCGTTCACCAATACGAATTCACACAAACCTACCATTTGAATGCGCCGAAAGGCTCGGAAGGCCAAACCAATTTATGGATTCCGATTCCCTTTAGTAGCGACTATCAAAAATTAAAATCCATTGAATTCAGCGGTGATTATCAACAGGCTTATCTCACCAACAATAACCAATATGGTGCACAAACACTGTTTGCAACCTGGGATAAAAGTGCATCAAGTCGTGCGCTCAGCCTAAAAATGGTGATCGAAACCCAAGATCGTGAACCTGCGGTACTAGGTTTATTAAAGGATTATCAACCACCAAAAGAAATTCATTATCCGATTGATGTGGAACCGTTCTTAAAAGCAACTAAACACATTAAAACCGACGGTATTGTGAAACAATTTGCCGATAAAATTGTTGGTAACGAAACTAATCCGCTGAAAAAAGCTGAATTAATCCACCAATGGATCGTCAATAATATGGAACGGGATAATTCCGTCTTAGGCTGTGGCGACGGGGATGTGGAAAAGATCCTAACTACCGGTGTATTAAAAGGAAAATGTACCGATATTAACTCTGTCTTTGTTGCATTGGCACGCGCTTCCGGTATTCCGGCACGAGAAATTTTCGGTATTCGTTTAGGCGCAGCAGAAAAAATGGCGAAATATTCAAAATCAGCCTTTGGTGGCGCAGATGAACATGGTGTTGCCAATGAAAATGGTGGGCAACATTGCCGTGCCGAATTCTATCTAGCCGGTTTCGGTTGGGTACCGGTTGATTCTGCGGACGTTGCCAAAATGCGTTTAACCGAGAAAAAATCCGTTGAAGATAAGGATACGCAAGCCGTAGCGCAATATCTTTTCGGTAACTGGGAAGGCAACTGGGTTGGCTTTAACTATGCACGTGACTTCAACCTTTATCCGCAACCTGAATTAACGCCAATCAACAACTTTGGTTATCCTTATGCCGAAGTGGGTGGCGATCCGCTAAACTCTTTCGATGCGAAAAGCTTTAGTTATGACTACGTCTCCAAAAAGCTCAACTAA
- a CDS encoding heavy-metal-associated domain-containing protein, protein MKIKLLGAVLALGLATSSLAAERTVMLKVAEMNCQLCAYLVNRELREIDGVISTKAAIDNGMVKVVAEDKVSNQQLLDAIAKLQYHAEVMQ, encoded by the coding sequence ATGAAAATAAAATTACTGGGCGCAGTATTAGCCCTCGGATTGGCGACTTCAAGTTTGGCAGCCGAACGAACTGTTATGCTGAAAGTGGCTGAAATGAACTGTCAATTATGTGCCTATTTAGTGAATCGGGAATTGCGCGAAATCGATGGAGTCATCAGCACAAAAGCAGCCATTGATAATGGTATGGTGAAAGTCGTCGCTGAGGATAAAGTTAGCAATCAACAATTACTCGATGCCATTGCCAAACTTCAATATCACGCTGAAGTGATGCAATAA
- the sodC gene encoding superoxide dismutase family protein: MKLKSLLAIAIGSTLAATAMAHEAHAPQGATVVVKIEQLDPVNGNRDVGTVTISESPYGLVFTPDLHGLAAGVHGFHIHQNPSCDPKEKDGKLTAGLAAGGHWDPKEAKKHGYPWQDDAHLGDLPALIVLADGTATNPVLAPRIKSLTEVVGHSMMIHEGGDNHSDHPKPLGGGGARMACGVIK; encoded by the coding sequence ATGAAATTAAAATCCTTATTAGCTATCGCTATCGGAAGTACTCTCGCAGCCACCGCAATGGCACATGAAGCCCATGCCCCTCAGGGCGCGACTGTTGTCGTTAAGATTGAGCAGTTGGATCCGGTCAATGGTAATCGTGATGTGGGAACTGTAACCATCAGCGAATCGCCTTACGGTTTGGTGTTTACTCCGGACTTACATGGTTTAGCTGCCGGTGTACATGGTTTCCACATTCACCAAAATCCAAGCTGTGATCCGAAAGAAAAAGACGGTAAATTGACAGCAGGTTTGGCGGCCGGTGGTCACTGGGATCCGAAAGAAGCTAAAAAACACGGTTATCCTTGGCAGGATGACGCCCATTTAGGCGATTTACCGGCATTGATCGTGTTGGCTGATGGTACGGCAACTAACCCGGTGTTAGCACCACGCATTAAGAGTTTGACGGAAGTTGTTGGTCATTCGATGATGATCCACGAAGGCGGAGATAACCATTCTGACCATCCAAAACCATTGGGCGGTGGCGGTGCTAGAATGGCCTGTGGGGTAATTAAATAA
- a CDS encoding YcjX family GTP-binding protein, translating into MFNSLQREIQQFVQRGFDSQLRLAVTGLSRSGKTAFITSLINQLLHIGPGENRHLGLFHAAQDGSILAVKRIPQLNLSVPRFDYEANLADLQQNPPQWCQSTRGVSETRLAIRYQRQTGLLRHLKEQATLYLDIVDYPGEWLLDLPLLEMDFITWGQSQRAVTVGTRAQLAHQWQAKAARLDLTAPANEDVLADIAESYTDYLNACKASGMQFIQPGRFVLPGELAGAPALQFFPLLHLSDAQLSQLAEHAKSNSYFALLRKRYDYYRHKIVKRFYQDYFATFDRQVILADCLTPLNHSRQAFIDMQTGLNQLFGNFHYGKRSLLNRLFSPCIDKLLFAASKADHITAEQLPNLVSLMRQLVQQGGRHAAFAGIHVDYGAIAAIRATKQVNVTTQGRTIKALQGIRSRDKKPITLYPGSVPAKLPEAEFWDKRPFEFDSFDPQPLAPEGRIPHLRMDAVLQFLLADRLV; encoded by the coding sequence ATGTTTAACAGCCTGCAACGCGAAATTCAGCAATTTGTGCAACGCGGTTTTGATAGCCAATTACGACTTGCCGTGACAGGGCTTAGTCGTAGCGGTAAAACTGCCTTTATAACTAGCTTAATTAATCAATTGTTACATATTGGACCTGGTGAAAACCGGCATCTGGGATTATTTCACGCGGCCCAAGATGGCAGTATTTTGGCGGTGAAACGAATTCCGCAATTGAATTTAAGCGTGCCGCGTTTTGACTATGAGGCCAATTTAGCCGATCTGCAGCAAAATCCACCACAATGGTGTCAATCCACTCGTGGTGTCAGCGAGACCCGATTGGCAATTCGTTATCAACGTCAAACAGGACTCTTACGCCATTTAAAAGAGCAGGCGACATTGTATTTGGATATTGTTGATTATCCAGGCGAATGGTTGCTGGATTTGCCATTGCTGGAGATGGATTTTATAACCTGGGGTCAAAGCCAACGTGCCGTAACTGTGGGAACCCGTGCACAATTAGCGCATCAATGGCAAGCTAAAGCCGCACGCTTGGATTTAACTGCACCGGCCAATGAAGATGTACTGGCCGATATTGCGGAGAGTTACACGGATTACCTCAACGCCTGTAAAGCTAGTGGAATGCAATTTATTCAACCGGGGCGCTTTGTGTTGCCGGGCGAATTGGCTGGAGCTCCGGCACTACAATTTTTCCCATTACTACATCTTTCCGATGCGCAGTTAAGTCAATTGGCAGAGCATGCAAAATCCAATAGCTATTTTGCCCTGTTGCGTAAACGCTACGATTATTATCGCCATAAAATTGTTAAACGCTTTTATCAAGATTACTTTGCTACCTTTGATCGCCAAGTGATTTTGGCCGATTGCTTAACGCCACTGAATCATAGTCGGCAGGCATTTATTGATATGCAAACCGGGTTGAATCAATTATTTGGCAATTTTCACTACGGAAAACGGAGTTTACTGAATCGGCTATTTTCGCCTTGTATTGATAAGTTGTTATTTGCTGCCAGTAAAGCGGATCATATTACTGCTGAGCAATTGCCTAATCTGGTAAGCCTAATGCGTCAATTGGTACAGCAAGGAGGGCGCCACGCGGCATTTGCCGGAATTCATGTGGATTATGGCGCGATCGCGGCAATTCGCGCGACTAAACAAGTGAATGTGACAACACAGGGACGAACCATTAAGGCCTTGCAGGGTATTCGTTCTCGCGATAAAAAGCCGATAACTCTATATCCCGGTAGTGTGCCGGCCAAATTACCGGAAGCGGAATTTTGGGATAAACGGCCGTTTGAATTCGATAGTTTCGATCCACAACCGCTCGCTCCGGAAGGTCGGATTCCGCATTTGCGTATGGACGCTGTATTGCAATTTTTATTGGCGGATCGCTTGGTTTAG
- a CDS encoding ABC transporter substrate-binding protein yields MFRRTLAFCCLMSAPLLSFEAAAAPRVPEILTDNGITYCTNASGFSFNPQTADAGTSMNVVTEQVYNKLFEIKDHSAMLNPALALSYSIAADGKSILINLRKGVKFHHTSWFTPTRDFNAEDVVFSLNRVLGHDTYLPTLNETDVNYSNPQYRIFHEQAKKVHFPYFDSIRLNRKIKAVTAINPYQVKIDLFEPDASILSHLASQYAVIFSQEYAYQLSADDNLTQLDTHPVGTGPYQVRDYVYNQYVRLIRNEDYWKKEARIQNIVVDLSADRSGRLIKFFNDECQLASYPEVSQLGLLRNKDERYYLKSADGMNLAYLAFNFQKPLMRDKAIRQAISQSLNRWRIVKNIYHNTASVANNIIPNVSWASSINTPDFAFDYNPDEAKQKLQDKQLTLNLWVMNEEQVFNPSPIKMAELIKWDLAQAGVQVNVRSVTRTFLIEQLRNNAEDYDLILTGWLAGNLDPDGFMRPILSCGTKNEITNLSNWCDDRFDQIMDKAIATNHLYERSKAYNQAQELILDELPIIPLANVKRLLVANGKVLGVEMTPFGSINFATLHFTAKEKK; encoded by the coding sequence ATGTTTCGTCGAACACTTGCTTTTTGCTGTCTTATGAGCGCTCCGTTGCTGTCCTTTGAGGCGGCTGCGGCGCCACGCGTACCGGAAATTCTAACCGATAACGGCATTACTTACTGTACCAACGCCTCGGGTTTTTCCTTTAATCCACAAACCGCTGATGCCGGTACCAGTATGAATGTGGTCACCGAACAGGTATATAACAAACTGTTTGAAATCAAAGATCATAGTGCCATGCTCAATCCAGCATTGGCACTTTCCTACTCTATTGCTGCCGATGGCAAAAGCATTTTGATTAATTTGCGCAAAGGGGTGAAATTTCACCACACGTCTTGGTTTACACCGACCCGCGATTTCAATGCTGAAGATGTGGTGTTCTCACTTAATCGGGTATTGGGCCATGATACCTACTTACCAACGCTAAACGAAACGGATGTGAATTATAGCAATCCGCAATACCGAATTTTTCACGAGCAAGCGAAGAAGGTTCATTTTCCATACTTTGACAGTATCCGTTTAAACCGCAAAATTAAAGCGGTCACAGCGATTAATCCATATCAGGTCAAAATTGATTTATTCGAACCCGATGCTTCAATTTTGTCTCATTTGGCCAGTCAATATGCGGTTATTTTCTCACAGGAATATGCCTACCAATTAAGTGCCGATGATAACCTAACACAGCTAGATACCCACCCTGTTGGCACCGGCCCTTATCAGGTGAGGGACTACGTATATAACCAATATGTCCGCCTGATTCGTAATGAGGATTACTGGAAAAAAGAGGCTAGAATCCAAAATATCGTGGTGGATCTATCCGCCGATCGCAGTGGCCGTTTGATCAAATTCTTTAACGATGAATGCCAACTGGCTTCCTATCCGGAAGTGAGCCAATTGGGCTTATTACGCAATAAAGACGAACGTTATTATTTAAAATCTGCCGATGGCATGAATTTGGCCTATTTAGCCTTTAATTTCCAAAAACCGTTGATGCGTGATAAAGCCATACGCCAAGCGATTAGCCAAAGCTTAAATCGTTGGCGGATTGTGAAAAACATCTATCACAACACAGCTTCGGTTGCCAATAATATTATTCCGAATGTGTCTTGGGCTTCCTCCATCAATACGCCGGATTTTGCCTTTGACTACAACCCTGATGAAGCCAAACAAAAATTACAGGACAAGCAATTAACTCTCAACTTATGGGTGATGAATGAAGAGCAGGTCTTTAACCCCTCCCCAATTAAAATGGCTGAATTAATTAAATGGGATTTAGCTCAGGCCGGTGTGCAGGTGAATGTACGTTCGGTCACCCGTACCTTTTTAATTGAACAGCTACGCAATAATGCCGAGGATTATGATCTCATTCTGACCGGTTGGTTGGCCGGAAATTTAGACCCCGATGGATTTATGCGACCGATTCTCAGCTGTGGGACCAAAAATGAAATCACCAACCTGTCCAATTGGTGTGATGATCGATTTGATCAGATTATGGACAAAGCAATTGCAACCAATCATTTATACGAACGCTCAAAGGCCTATAACCAAGCGCAGGAACTTATTTTGGATGAACTACCAATCATTCCATTAGCCAATGTAAAACGTTTATTGGTCGCCAACGGTAAGGTACTGGGCGTTGAAATGACACCGTTCGGTTCAATTAATTTTGCCACATTACATTTCACTGCGAAGGAGAAAAAATAA
- a CDS encoding ABC transporter permease: MLSSAIRHLFWMLILLLILSLLSFSILLRDPLNAELVTNSLLHSYWNYVKRLLHGDFGITYNGGESLWGLISTVLPPTLELCSTALLLAFLFAIPLGIISAIENQRFFARALQGFSAFGLSIPVFWLAPILLYFAAIYHWEIAASGQYNLLYEIPTVSGFPVIDVWFVDAPYRIKIVQNVLQHLALPSLILCILPAMEFIRIIQARSEFLLNQNYAKIAVTRGWSKWKILHRYVFRNTFPLLLPQLTRVFTLVLTQCMLVETVLSWPGIGRWLIDAVTQQDYNSIAAGVVVIGICIIIIDTFSKSVMFILDPYNKKGWYAR; this comes from the coding sequence ATGCTCTCTTCCGCTATTCGCCATCTTTTTTGGATGCTGATTTTACTGCTGATTTTATCTCTATTAAGTTTCAGTATTTTGTTACGCGATCCGTTAAATGCTGAACTAGTGACCAATAGCCTGTTACATTCCTATTGGAATTACGTAAAAAGATTATTACATGGCGACTTCGGTATCACTTACAACGGTGGCGAATCCCTGTGGGGACTGATTTCTACCGTATTGCCTCCAACACTAGAACTTTGTAGCACGGCGTTACTGCTGGCATTTCTCTTTGCCATTCCGTTGGGAATTATCAGCGCAATAGAAAATCAACGATTCTTTGCTCGTGCACTACAAGGCTTTTCCGCATTCGGGCTATCGATCCCGGTATTCTGGCTGGCTCCGATTCTGCTTTATTTTGCTGCGATTTATCATTGGGAAATTGCTGCTAGCGGTCAATATAACCTGCTTTACGAGATTCCTACAGTAAGTGGTTTCCCGGTGATTGATGTGTGGTTTGTGGATGCACCTTATCGTATAAAAATCGTACAAAATGTATTGCAGCATTTGGCCTTGCCAAGTTTGATCCTATGCATCTTACCGGCGATGGAATTTATTCGCATTATCCAAGCGCGTAGTGAATTTTTGCTTAATCAAAACTATGCCAAAATTGCTGTCACCCGCGGTTGGTCAAAATGGAAAATTCTGCATCGCTATGTTTTCCGCAATACCTTCCCATTATTGCTACCGCAATTAACCCGCGTATTCACTTTAGTACTCACCCAATGTATGCTGGTGGAAACCGTACTGAGCTGGCCGGGGATTGGGCGTTGGTTAATCGATGCGGTAACTCAACAGGACTACAACAGTATTGCGGCTGGAGTGGTTGTAATCGGGATTTGTATCATCATTATTGACACCTTCTCCAAAAGCGTGATGTTTATTTTAGATCCATATAATAAGAAGGGCTGGTATGCACGATAA
- a CDS encoding ABC transporter permease subunit encodes MHDKEADEFRESTSLYQIWLAFRKKRIALFSFYLFCLLALVSVFPTLLMPYSDSQQFVGLELIPPSWVAEGKIAFFFGTDDLGRDLLSRLIMGTRYTLGSSLVVVLLAALIGGSLGILAGMTGGIKSRILGHIFDAFLSIPILLIAIIISTLMEPSLINAMFATLLAILPYFIHAIAQAVQQELSKDYVLTLKLDGISKWELIKSTILPNITVPYIQEIARALTVAILDISALSFISLGAQRPLPEWGAMIKDSLELLYLAPWTVLLPGIAIIVTILLCIIFTNGLCKAINQYYG; translated from the coding sequence ATGCACGATAAAGAAGCTGATGAATTCCGCGAAAGTACCTCCCTTTATCAAATCTGGTTGGCCTTTCGGAAAAAACGTATTGCCTTATTTAGTTTTTACCTTTTCTGTCTCTTGGCGTTGGTAAGCGTGTTCCCGACCCTACTCATGCCCTATAGTGATTCACAACAATTTGTCGGCCTAGAATTGATACCGCCATCTTGGGTTGCAGAAGGGAAAATCGCCTTTTTCTTCGGTACCGATGACCTAGGTCGCGATCTGCTAAGCCGTCTGATTATGGGCACCCGTTATACCCTCGGTTCATCTCTGGTTGTCGTATTGCTGGCCGCACTAATTGGTGGTTCTTTAGGCATTTTGGCGGGCATGACCGGTGGCATTAAATCGCGGATCTTGGGACATATTTTCGATGCCTTTCTATCGATTCCAATTTTGCTTATTGCCATTATTATTTCAACACTAATGGAACCGAGCCTGATTAATGCCATGTTCGCAACCTTATTGGCGATTCTACCTTACTTTATTCATGCCATTGCGCAGGCAGTACAACAGGAATTAAGCAAGGATTATGTGCTAACCTTAAAACTCGATGGCATTTCTAAATGGGAGCTGATTAAAAGTACTATTTTGCCAAATATCACCGTTCCTTATATTCAGGAAATTGCCCGCGCACTCACGGTCGCGATTTTGGATATTAGCGCGCTGAGCTTTATTTCCCTTGGCGCCCAACGTCCACTACCTGAATGGGGAGCGATGATCAAGGATTCCCTCGAACTACTCTATCTAGCGCCTTGGACGGTACTACTGCCGGGCATTGCGATTATTGTAACGATTTTGCTATGCATCATTTTTACCAATGGCTTATGCAAAGCCATCAATCAATATTACGGATAA
- a CDS encoding peptide ABC transporter ATP-binding protein: MALLDIRNLNIEVDTPNGRVKIIDGLNLTLNEGEILGLVGESGSGKSLIAKVIGNSIKESWIITADRFRFNDVELLKLSPAKRRKIVGKEISMIFQDPLSALDPSRPIGKQLIQSIPNWTFKGRWWQWFGWKKRRAIELLHRVGIKDHRTIMACYPNELTEGEGQKVIIATAVANQPRLLIADEPTNALEPITALQVFRLLVSMNQNQGTTILLASNDLKGISEWCSNISVLYCGQNAESGPTAQLLETPHHPYTQALLYCQPDFTQPLAFKSKLGALEGTVPILEQLPIGCRLGPRCPFAQRECIVKPSRYRIKQHEFSCHHPINLRESRFKDKAAITPLTLSDNKGAE, translated from the coding sequence ATGGCGCTCTTGGATATTCGCAATCTTAATATTGAAGTCGATACCCCCAATGGCCGGGTGAAAATTATCGACGGGCTGAATTTAACCTTAAATGAAGGGGAAATCCTTGGATTGGTAGGTGAATCCGGCTCAGGAAAAAGTTTAATCGCGAAGGTGATCGGCAACTCCATTAAGGAAAGCTGGATCATCACCGCCGATCGTTTTCGCTTTAACGATGTGGAATTACTCAAGCTCTCTCCGGCTAAGCGCCGCAAAATTGTCGGTAAAGAAATTTCGATGATTTTCCAAGATCCCTTAAGTGCTCTCGATCCTAGCCGCCCGATCGGTAAACAACTTATTCAAAGCATTCCCAACTGGACATTCAAAGGCCGTTGGTGGCAATGGTTTGGTTGGAAAAAACGGCGTGCCATTGAACTATTGCACCGTGTTGGGATTAAGGATCACCGCACTATTATGGCCTGCTATCCGAATGAGTTAACCGAAGGCGAAGGGCAAAAGGTCATTATTGCTACCGCCGTCGCCAATCAACCACGACTCTTAATTGCCGATGAGCCAACCAATGCCCTCGAGCCAATTACTGCGCTTCAAGTATTCCGCCTACTGGTCAGCATGAACCAAAACCAAGGCACCACCATTTTATTGGCCAGTAATGACCTCAAAGGAATCAGCGAATGGTGTAGCAACATCAGCGTATTATATTGCGGACAAAACGCTGAAAGCGGGCCCACCGCCCAATTGCTGGAAACACCACATCATCCCTATACACAGGCATTACTTTACTGCCAACCTGATTTTACCCAACCCTTGGCATTTAAAAGTAAATTGGGCGCCTTAGAAGGCACCGTCCCTATTTTGGAACAACTACCGATTGGCTGTCGGTTGGGGCCGCGTTGCCCCTTTGCGCAACGGGAATGTATCGTAAAACCTAGTCGCTATCGCATCAAACAACATGAATTTTCCTGCCATCATCCGATTAATTTGCGGGAAAGCCGTTTTAAAGATAAGGCTGCCATCACGCCGCTGACCTTAAGCGACAACAAAGGAGCCGAATAA
- a CDS encoding peptide ABC transporter ATP-binding protein, producing MSLLEVEDLCKTFEGPAHFFGSQRFNAVDNVSFTLAPKQTLAIIGKNGSGKSTLLKMIAGITPPTSGQIRFNGKPLSYADSCFRAQHIRMLFQDANSAFNPRQNIGQILDAPLRLLTDWDEETRDKKIFHTLQLVGLYADYTNLKIHHLPASQRQRVALARALILEPEIILIDDALSAADASVQIQLLNLTLDLQTHFGLSYIYVGQDLGLIKHMADYLLVMDEGKMIEFGTPHELFTNPKTTVTRLMVESYFGHLLDDSAWAQTS from the coding sequence ATGTCATTATTGGAAGTTGAAGATCTATGCAAAACCTTTGAAGGGCCGGCTCACTTTTTCGGCAGTCAACGCTTTAACGCAGTGGATAATGTCAGTTTTACCCTTGCACCGAAGCAAACGCTCGCAATTATTGGCAAAAACGGTTCGGGCAAATCGACCCTGTTGAAAATGATCGCAGGTATTACCCCGCCCACATCGGGGCAAATTCGATTTAACGGCAAACCATTGAGTTATGCCGATTCCTGCTTTCGCGCCCAACATATCCGAATGCTTTTTCAGGATGCCAATTCGGCCTTTAATCCACGCCAAAATATCGGTCAAATTTTAGATGCACCGTTACGTCTGCTGACTGATTGGGATGAAGAAACGCGCGATAAAAAGATTTTTCATACCCTACAGTTGGTCGGTCTGTATGCCGATTACACCAATTTAAAAATCCATCATTTACCGGCCAGCCAACGCCAACGGGTAGCTCTAGCGCGTGCATTGATTTTAGAACCGGAAATTATTCTAATCGATGATGCTCTGAGTGCCGCCGATGCCAGCGTACAGATACAATTACTTAATCTAACCCTCGATCTACAAACCCACTTTGGGCTCTCCTATATTTATGTGGGGCAAGATTTAGGGTTAATCAAACATATGGCGGATTATTTATTGGTGATGGATGAAGGGAAAATGATCGAGTTCGGCACGCCCCATGAACTATTCACTAATCCCAAAACCACCGTTACCCGCCTAATGGTCGAAAGCTATTTTGGTCACTTATTGGACGATAGTGCCTGGGCACAGACAAGTTAA
- a CDS encoding bile acid:sodium symporter family protein translates to MQALLTLTNFINKTLGIWAIFIVLLAFQYPTQIRTLAPFSNYLLGFAMFCIGMSLRFHDFGNLIKYPKTLFIVIISQYIIMPLIAFGLSKAFTLPSNFEIGIILLGCSHSAFSSILMTYLGKGNTTLSVASTAISSLLAPFLIPIIFYILGGQWLNVVVGSMLFTVLKWVLAPIFLGLVVSAMLKKQIRPITKILPLIVAISMLVIFAILSAARKDKLLEFGSLILSLVVLLNCLGYAIGFFTARFFKLSIADSKAIAFQLGMKDAAPGIVLSIYNFKSIATATPSFLFNFWQNFSALYLADIFVNKKDKK, encoded by the coding sequence ATGCAAGCGCTGCTTACTCTCACCAATTTTATCAATAAAACCCTTGGCATTTGGGCGATTTTCATCGTCCTGTTGGCATTCCAATATCCCACTCAAATTAGAACGTTAGCGCCATTCTCCAATTATTTACTCGGATTCGCGATGTTCTGCATAGGTATGAGCCTAAGGTTTCACGATTTCGGCAATCTCATCAAATATCCCAAGACACTTTTTATCGTCATTATTAGCCAATATATAATTATGCCGTTGATTGCCTTCGGATTATCGAAAGCATTTACCTTACCATCGAATTTCGAGATCGGTATCATTTTACTTGGTTGTAGCCATAGCGCTTTCTCCTCCATTCTCATGACCTATTTAGGTAAAGGTAACACCACCCTTTCCGTTGCCAGCACCGCCATTTCAAGCCTGCTTGCGCCATTTCTGATACCAATTATTTTCTATATTTTGGGAGGCCAATGGTTGAATGTTGTGGTGGGAAGCATGCTTTTCACTGTACTAAAATGGGTGCTTGCCCCTATTTTTCTTGGTTTAGTAGTTAGTGCAATGCTTAAAAAACAAATCAGACCGATAACAAAAATCCTACCACTAATAGTCGCCATATCGATGCTAGTCATTTTTGCAATATTATCGGCTGCCCGAAAGGATAAACTCTTGGAATTCGGCTCCTTAATCTTAAGCCTGGTTGTATTACTCAACTGCTTAGGCTATGCCATCGGCTTCTTCACCGCCCGTTTCTTTAAACTGAGTATCGCCGACAGCAAAGCGATCGCCTTCCAACTAGGCATGAAAGATGCCGCTCCTGGTATTGTATTAAGCATCTACAACTTCAAATCGATTGCCACAGCAACACCAAGTTTTCTATTCAACTTCTGGCAAAACTTTTCTGCGCTGTACTTAGCGGATATTTTCGTCAATAAGAAAGACAAAAAATAA